DNA sequence from the Marinilongibacter aquaticus genome:
GAATTCTTCCCAAGTATTGACCTCAACAGTATTGTCTTCTCGGAATTTCAAGGCCTTTTCCAAAATGCCTTTTTGAATGTCTTCAAGCAATTGGGTGATATATTCGTCGGCCCCCTCCAGCGGTTTTTGCTCTTTAGACAATGTGTCTCTTCGGGCAATCTCAATCAGGCCTTTTTCCAAATCCCGCATACCCACGGCTACCCGAACAGGCACGCCTTTCAATTCGTATTCTGCAAATTTCCAGCCCGGTCTTGATTGGTCGTCGTCGTCAAATTTTACCGAAATCCCTTTTGATTTCAAGGAAGATATTAACGGATTTATTCGTTCGGCAATTTGTTCCAATTGCTCTTGGCCTTTATATATAGGTACAATCACCACCTGAATTGGAGCCAATTTCGGAGGCAATACCAAGCCTTGGTCATCAGAGTGAGCCATAATCAGAGCTCCCATCAAACGGGTGCTCACACCCCAGGAGGTGCCCCACACATATTCCAGGTTGCCTTCTTTCGATTGGTATTTTACGTCGAAGGCCTTCGCGAAATTTTGTCCAAGAAAATGCGACGTACCTGCTTGAAGAGCTTTGCCGTCTTGCATTAGAGCTTCAATACACAGCGTATCAACCGCCCCTGCAAAACGCTCATTGGCTGTTTTTTTGCCTTTAATGACGGGCACGGCCATCCAGTTTTCTGCAAAAGTGGCGTAAATGTCCAAAATTTTGGATGTTTCCTCTTTTGCCTCTTCTTCTGTGGCATGGGCCGTATGGCCCTCTTGCCATAAGAATTCGGCCGTTCGCAAGAAAATGCGGGTTCGCAATTCCCAACGTACCACATTAGCCCATTGGTTCAGCAAAATGGGAAGATCGCGATAAGATTGAATCCAGTTTTTATAAGTACTCCAAATGGCTGTTTCAGATGTTGGGCGAACGATAAGTTCTTCTTCCAGCTTTGCTTCGGGGTCGACCACTACGCCTTTTCCGTTCTCGTCGTTCTTTAGTCTGTAATGCGTGATCACTGCACACTCCTTGGCGAAACCTTCTACATGGCTCGCCTCTTTCGAAAGATATGATTTCGGTATGAATAGAGGAAAGTATGCATTTTGGTGCCCTGTTTCCTTGAACATGTCGTCCAAGGCCCTTTGCATTTTCTCCCAGATGGCGAATCCATAAGGCTTGATAACCATGCAACCGCGTACATCCGAATTTTCTGCCAAATCGGCCTTTTTTACC
Encoded proteins:
- the proS gene encoding proline--tRNA ligase, translated to MAKGLPSRSENYSEWYNELVKKADLAENSDVRGCMVIKPYGFAIWEKMQRALDDMFKETGHQNAYFPLFIPKSYLSKEASHVEGFAKECAVITHYRLKNDENGKGVVVDPEAKLEEELIVRPTSETAIWSTYKNWIQSYRDLPILLNQWANVVRWELRTRIFLRTAEFLWQEGHTAHATEEEAKEETSKILDIYATFAENWMAVPVIKGKKTANERFAGAVDTLCIEALMQDGKALQAGTSHFLGQNFAKAFDVKYQSKEGNLEYVWGTSWGVSTRLMGALIMAHSDDQGLVLPPKLAPIQVVIVPIYKGQEQLEQIAERINPLISSLKSKGISVKFDDDDQSRPGWKFAEYELKGVPVRVAVGMRDLEKGLIEIARRDTLSKEQKPLEGADEYITQLLEDIQKGILEKALKFREDNTVEVNTWEEFEKQVEKGGFISAHWDGSGETEEKIKELTKATIRCIPFGGEKTEGNCILTGKPSNQRVLFAKAY